Proteins from one Prevotella sp. E2-28 genomic window:
- a CDS encoding glycosyltransferase family 2 protein codes for MKYEVTIGIPVFHAVKYISDTLCSALEQTFPSIEFLVLDDCGGDGSIDIVRRLQQEHPRGKDIRIVSQPCNMGIGKGRNRIIDEAQGDYLFYLDADDILPPTAIATLYEAAKKYDAQIIYGSNERVYDYEGEEQRVERDCYEFMSFSKADDFANYAYERYANIPANVWRYLIDIKVYRDNGLRFPDISFWEDFYMTMDLPTYVERAVMLPDITYRYFCRYGTLSNNQKRERIEKQEIVKIAAAIGELKTNSDRLKGRSYYLKRCFKVMMTEFYMVCYVLSHQQEIVPSFKNSELRQMMQSPLTFGELCGLNKWKLKNLALWLLGILPSNISVAAMKQLGKRKGLV; via the coding sequence ATGAAATATGAAGTCACCATAGGTATTCCTGTGTTTCACGCGGTAAAATATATCTCTGATACGCTGTGCTCGGCACTGGAACAGACATTCCCTTCCATTGAGTTCTTGGTGTTAGATGACTGTGGTGGAGACGGCTCGATAGACATTGTCAGACGGTTACAACAGGAACATCCGCGAGGTAAGGATATACGTATTGTCAGTCAGCCCTGTAATATGGGTATAGGAAAAGGACGTAACCGTATTATTGACGAAGCACAGGGGGATTACCTTTTTTACCTTGATGCTGATGATATATTGCCTCCTACAGCTATTGCTACACTTTATGAGGCAGCAAAGAAGTATGATGCGCAAATCATTTATGGCTCGAATGAACGGGTATATGACTACGAGGGCGAGGAGCAGCGCGTAGAGCGTGATTGTTATGAATTCATGTCTTTCAGTAAAGCTGACGACTTTGCAAACTATGCATACGAGCGTTATGCTAACATTCCCGCTAATGTTTGGCGATACCTTATTGATATAAAGGTGTATCGTGATAATGGATTGCGCTTCCCCGATATTAGTTTTTGGGAAGATTTCTATATGACAATGGATCTGCCTACATACGTGGAGCGGGCAGTGATGTTGCCAGATATCACATATCGTTATTTTTGTAGATATGGTACGTTGTCAAATAACCAAAAGCGTGAACGCATAGAAAAGCAGGAAATAGTAAAAATTGCTGCAGCCATTGGAGAACTGAAGACAAACAGCGATAGACTGAAAGGACGCTCGTATTACCTGAAACGTTGTTTCAAGGTGATGATGACAGAGTTCTATATGGTGTGTTACGTATTAAGTCATCAGCAGGAAATCGTGCCTTCGTTCAAGAATAGCGAACTACGCCAGATGATGCAGTCGCCATTGACATTCGGTGAACTTTGTGGACTGAACAAATGGAAACTGAAGAACTTGGCATTATGGCTGTTGGGTATCCTGCCATCAAATATCTCGGTAGCAGCGATGAAACAATTGGGTAAACGAAAAGGACTGGTATAG
- a CDS encoding acyltransferase: MKNKTTIRRETNMEMLRIGAIMLISLMHGIKSAYGSPNALNDIAHFAINTVGNMGVTVFVLLSGFYSIHFRLSKLIKLWLTVLSYSLIIFGVDLWLSETPLTTKEFIKGLYTALTPITSGTWWFISSYFIVFLLSPLLNLAAEKMKKQQFQYLLVVLLLIYSLSPTFLLHPMSDNLYGKCTENMILAYLIGRYLALHGIPDILTRRAGWIFVGCTTFIFCFNYMMSSPFFMSKDNNLFIIIGATSLFILFRKMNTDWGIFNSIVLKGATYAFPLYLLNWWLIGLIEPTYAPLANENLFLIYFFVSQLAIILITIITESLRRLLLDYPTNLLGNYVDRKFSGALSNILTL, encoded by the coding sequence ATGAAAAATAAGACCACCATAAGACGAGAGACCAACATGGAAATGTTGCGAATTGGCGCTATCATGCTGATATCACTCATGCATGGCATCAAAAGTGCCTATGGTAGTCCCAATGCCCTGAACGATATTGCCCATTTCGCCATTAACACAGTTGGCAATATGGGAGTTACCGTCTTCGTTTTATTATCTGGTTTCTATAGCATCCACTTTCGTTTGTCAAAGCTAATCAAACTTTGGCTTACTGTACTGTCCTATTCGCTTATCATTTTTGGTGTAGATCTTTGGCTGTCAGAAACGCCTTTAACCACCAAGGAGTTTATCAAAGGGCTCTATACTGCACTGACTCCCATTACCTCTGGCACATGGTGGTTTATTTCCTCCTATTTCATTGTGTTCCTTCTTTCACCATTACTCAACCTGGCTGCAGAAAAGATGAAGAAGCAACAATTCCAATATCTTTTGGTTGTGTTGCTGCTCATATACTCCCTATCACCAACTTTCCTGCTACACCCCATGTCAGATAACCTTTATGGGAAATGTACAGAGAACATGATTTTAGCCTATCTCATAGGACGTTACTTAGCCTTACATGGTATTCCCGATATTCTAACACGCCGTGCAGGATGGATTTTCGTAGGTTGTACAACATTTATCTTCTGTTTTAACTACATGATGAGCAGTCCCTTTTTTATGTCAAAGGACAACAATCTTTTCATCATCATTGGTGCAACCAGCCTTTTCATCCTGTTCCGAAAGATGAATACCGATTGGGGAATATTCAATAGCATTGTATTAAAAGGGGCTACATATGCATTCCCCCTCTATCTTCTTAACTGGTGGCTCATCGGATTAATAGAGCCCACCTATGCTCCGCTGGCAAACGAGAATCTATTCCTGATATATTTCTTCGTATCACAACTGGCTATTATCCTTATCACAATAATAACAGAATCATTGCGCCGACTACTGTTAGACTATCCAACCAACCTATTGGGCAATTATGTCGACCGTAAATTCAGCGGTGCGCTAAGCAACATATTGACCTTATGA
- a CDS encoding glycosyltransferase family 4 protein, producing the protein MSNSPLKIAYCTPSLYIAGGVERVLTKKVNYFAEHFGYDITIILTDGKDKPNAYPLSPKVKVVNLDIGFEELWNCSFLKKVFLYLKKQRIYKKRLTETLMQLRPDITDSLLRREINFITDIKDGSKKIGELHVNRANYRNFEANETNWLKEQFARWWMKGLLKKLRKLDRFVVLTNEDKTAWKELDNVVAIHNPVSFDDVPQSPLTEKRVIAVGRYAYQKGFDMLLQAWKQVEERCPDWQLDVFGDGDRTPYEQQIDQLGIDRKRCRLNTPTQNIQQEYINSSVFVVSSRFEGLSMAMLEAVACGLPLVSFTCPCGPLDVITDGENGLLVENGNVNQLTEKLIYMIEHPEDRLRMGEAARQRADAFRIENLAKEWQQLFESL; encoded by the coding sequence ATGAGTAACAGTCCCTTGAAAATAGCATATTGTACCCCCTCCCTTTATATTGCGGGTGGGGTAGAACGTGTGCTAACGAAAAAGGTGAATTATTTTGCTGAGCATTTCGGCTATGATATTACGATAATTCTGACTGACGGCAAGGATAAGCCTAATGCCTATCCGCTGTCGCCAAAGGTGAAAGTCGTAAATCTGGATATAGGTTTTGAGGAACTATGGAATTGCTCTTTCCTGAAAAAGGTCTTTCTCTATCTGAAAAAACAGCGGATATATAAAAAACGGCTAACGGAAACGCTGATGCAGCTGCGCCCCGATATTACGGATTCGTTGCTTAGACGTGAAATAAACTTCATCACAGACATCAAGGACGGTAGTAAGAAAATTGGTGAACTGCACGTTAACCGTGCTAACTATCGCAATTTTGAGGCCAATGAGACTAACTGGCTGAAAGAACAATTTGCGCGTTGGTGGATGAAAGGATTGTTGAAGAAATTGCGTAAGTTGGACCGCTTCGTGGTACTGACAAATGAAGATAAGACCGCGTGGAAAGAACTCGATAATGTGGTTGCAATACATAATCCGGTCTCTTTTGACGATGTTCCCCAAAGTCCTTTGACAGAGAAAAGGGTCATTGCTGTGGGACGCTATGCGTATCAAAAGGGTTTTGATATGTTGCTGCAAGCATGGAAACAAGTGGAAGAACGATGTCCGGACTGGCAACTTGACGTGTTTGGCGATGGTGACCGTACACCTTATGAACAGCAGATAGACCAGTTGGGTATTGATAGAAAGCGATGTCGGTTGAATACGCCTACGCAGAATATTCAACAAGAGTATATAAACAGTTCCGTATTCGTTGTCAGTTCACGTTTTGAAGGACTGAGTATGGCTATGCTGGAGGCTGTTGCCTGTGGTTTGCCTTTAGTGTCATTTACTTGCCCATGTGGTCCGTTAGATGTGATTACTGATGGTGAAAATGGTCTTCTGGTAGAAAATGGCAATGTGAATCAATTAACTGAGAAACTCATCTATATGATTGAACATCCGGAAGACCGTCTGCGTATGGGTGAGGCTGCCCGACAGAGGGCGGATGCTTTTAGAATAGAGAACTTGGCAAAGGAATGGCAACAATTGTTTGAGAGCTTATGA
- a CDS encoding sugar transporter — MSNRVSRSVMNVKVGMFFYMLTFLFAFFSRKIFLDCLGAEFMGLTGVLQNILSYLNVAELGIGTSITFFLYKPLQQEDQQKTCEIMSVLAYLYRCIGWSIGAIGVVISLSFPFFFDGLSFQLPLIYFAFYSFLATSMVGYLINYRQLLVTANQKQYVVNGYFQTISILQSLTQIILAYLYQNLYLWVIVGLFYTVIGCIVFNRRINHEYPWLKIDVGMGRQKLKEYPDILRKTKQVFIQRIKDLLLYKSDDLLVAAFVSIVQSAFYFNYTMLINKLNFMVNILSDGMNAGVGNLIAEGNQSNTLKVFWELTAIRFLIVGLIVFGFLMFMQPFIGCWLGKEYLLSDLVVYLLLFNVFIMLSRGVVEMYISACGLFHDVWAAWTELVLNIGITLILAPFMGIAGILLGKIISVFFIALFWKPYFLFTQGLKIKVSTYWKGMLPYYAVFAIFTIGAVMLKYWVVDPYATSWIGLIASIIAIIPLFILFYFLSLFICTRGMKYFVARKPAIYQRLKYLNKN, encoded by the coding sequence ATGAGTAATAGAGTGAGTCGCAGTGTCATGAACGTCAAGGTAGGCATGTTTTTCTACATGCTCACCTTCCTATTTGCATTCTTCTCCCGTAAGATATTCCTTGACTGCCTGGGAGCAGAATTCATGGGACTGACAGGCGTACTCCAGAATATCCTCAGCTATCTCAACGTAGCAGAACTTGGAATCGGCACTAGTATAACATTTTTTCTATATAAGCCACTGCAACAGGAAGATCAACAGAAAACCTGCGAAATCATGTCTGTGTTGGCATACTTATATAGATGTATCGGATGGAGTATCGGTGCCATCGGTGTGGTTATTAGCCTTTCATTCCCGTTCTTCTTCGATGGACTTTCATTCCAACTGCCCCTCATATACTTCGCATTCTATTCTTTCCTTGCGACGTCAATGGTGGGCTATCTCATCAACTACCGCCAGCTGTTAGTTACAGCCAATCAGAAACAATATGTAGTGAATGGCTATTTCCAAACGATTAGCATCCTACAGAGTCTTACCCAGATAATCTTGGCTTATCTTTATCAGAACCTCTATCTTTGGGTGATTGTCGGTCTGTTTTACACTGTCATTGGCTGCATTGTATTTAACCGCCGAATCAACCATGAATACCCTTGGTTGAAGATTGATGTAGGCATGGGACGTCAGAAACTGAAAGAATATCCTGACATCTTACGAAAGACCAAACAGGTATTCATTCAACGTATCAAGGACCTGCTGCTTTATAAAAGTGATGACCTGCTTGTTGCAGCCTTTGTATCCATAGTACAATCGGCGTTTTATTTCAACTATACCATGTTGATTAACAAGCTTAACTTCATGGTAAATATCCTCAGCGACGGCATGAATGCCGGTGTAGGAAATTTAATAGCAGAAGGTAATCAATCAAACACATTGAAAGTATTCTGGGAACTCACTGCAATACGTTTTCTTATCGTTGGGCTTATCGTCTTCGGTTTTCTCATGTTCATGCAGCCGTTCATTGGCTGCTGGCTTGGCAAGGAATATCTATTAAGCGACCTCGTGGTATATCTTTTGTTGTTTAATGTCTTTATCATGCTATCACGTGGCGTCGTAGAAATGTATATCTCCGCCTGTGGTCTGTTCCACGATGTATGGGCGGCATGGACAGAACTCGTATTGAACATCGGTATCACACTTATCCTCGCTCCGTTTATGGGTATTGCGGGTATTCTTCTTGGAAAAATTATCAGTGTATTCTTTATTGCACTATTCTGGAAACCGTATTTCCTCTTTACGCAAGGTTTGAAGATAAAGGTAAGTACCTATTGGAAAGGTATGCTACCCTACTATGCTGTTTTCGCCATATTCACTATCGGTGCCGTCATGTTAAAATATTGGGTTGTAGATCCCTATGCCACATCATGGATAGGACTTATCGCATCAATTATAGCGATAATACCCTTATTTATCTTATTCTATTTCCTCTCTCTATTTATCTGCACGCGGGGAATGAAATATTTTGTTGCCCGTAAACCAGCTATTTATCAACGTCTTAAATACCTCAACAAGAATTAA
- a CDS encoding glycosyltransferase family 4 protein, translating to MKIAILTSGILPIPAVQGGAVENLVDFYLEYNNRHRLHDITVYSVESAQAYNHPALLSEVNHYKFIDINSLKAKIRRKLYEVRHKHDYYNHFIEYYFEEAWKLLCKEKYDCIILENRPGYALKISQRTSTPIVLHLHNDLLNATIPHNKDIYRSLSRILTVSDYIKGRVETIAPHPKVQTVYNGIDLERFSPQTNEVIERSTLGLRPDDFVLVFSGRINSAKGTSELIEAMLLLIDHPHLKLLVLGSSFFGDATTDNDFVRKLKQMALPIKDRLIFTGFIPYDKMPGYLKLADLAVIPSIWNDPFPTTVLEAQAMGLPIVTTDRGGIPEEVTAENAIIVPIGNDFPARLASVILQLSEQPAQCKAMATASLIQAEKFDKQRFSEDFFNALKDLNA from the coding sequence ATGAAAATAGCCATCCTCACCTCTGGAATCCTACCCATTCCTGCCGTACAGGGAGGAGCTGTAGAGAACCTCGTTGACTTCTATCTGGAGTACAACAACAGGCATCGTCTGCATGATATCACCGTCTATAGCGTAGAAAGTGCACAGGCCTATAATCATCCAGCCCTTCTTTCAGAAGTAAATCACTACAAATTCATTGATATAAATAGTCTAAAAGCTAAAATAAGGCGGAAACTTTACGAAGTCAGGCACAAGCACGATTACTACAACCACTTTATAGAGTACTACTTTGAAGAGGCATGGAAATTACTCTGCAAGGAGAAGTATGACTGTATCATCTTGGAGAACAGACCTGGCTATGCGCTCAAGATCTCACAGCGCACTTCTACGCCCATTGTGTTACATCTGCACAATGACTTACTCAATGCCACCATTCCCCATAATAAGGATATATATAGAAGTCTCAGTCGTATTCTCACGGTATCAGACTATATAAAAGGGCGTGTAGAAACCATTGCACCTCATCCAAAGGTACAGACGGTCTATAACGGAATTGATTTAGAAAGATTCTCGCCACAGACAAATGAAGTAATTGAGCGTTCTACACTCGGACTTAGACCTGACGACTTCGTGTTGGTTTTCAGTGGGCGCATCAATTCAGCCAAAGGAACTTCCGAGTTAATTGAAGCAATGCTCTTATTAATAGACCATCCTCATCTTAAACTTCTTGTATTAGGTAGTTCCTTCTTTGGTGATGCCACCACAGACAATGATTTTGTGCGTAAGCTCAAGCAAATGGCTCTGCCAATTAAGGACAGACTAATATTTACGGGCTTCATTCCCTATGACAAGATGCCTGGCTATTTAAAATTAGCTGACTTAGCAGTTATTCCGTCAATATGGAACGATCCGTTCCCAACTACAGTACTTGAAGCCCAAGCTATGGGCTTACCCATCGTTACGACAGACCGCGGTGGTATTCCTGAGGAAGTGACAGCCGAAAATGCCATCATCGTTCCTATTGGCAATGATTTTCCTGCACGCTTAGCTTCAGTCATACTTCAACTCAGTGAGCAACCTGCACAATGCAAAGCAATGGCAACGGCTTCGCTAATTCAGGCAGAAAAGTTTGACAAGCAACGTTTTTCTGAAGATTTCTTCAACGCCTTAAAAGATTTGAACGCATGA
- a CDS encoding glycosyltransferase has translation MPKVSIIIPVYNVEDYLDEAMQSLLTQSFSDFEIIAVNDGSTDGSLSILEQYASKDKRITVISQSNQGQSAARNVALRHSSGSYIYFMDSDDCLKPEALQVCVDYMEQTQADFIFFDADIMYEQGASTIPWDYHRSHLCLPHVAYEGEELLNLMLDTGKHSCVVWGLFIKKTYLDHIGLTFYPGIIHEDELFTTLLTLQSHRIFCLQASLVNHRVRQASTMGHRYSARNVNCYLTVFDQLFQFQESPITRKFARYTLSKVFYTAHLIPLKDKPQVFFRALRSGYLKYIGWKSTFVFWFKR, from the coding sequence ATGCCAAAAGTCAGCATTATCATACCTGTCTATAATGTCGAAGATTATCTCGATGAGGCCATGCAGTCCCTGCTTACTCAATCGTTTTCCGACTTCGAGATTATTGCTGTTAATGATGGATCCACCGATGGTAGTCTGAGCATACTGGAACAATATGCCAGCAAAGACAAGCGCATTACTGTCATCAGCCAGTCCAATCAGGGGCAGTCTGCTGCCCGTAATGTTGCCCTCCGTCATTCCTCTGGCAGTTACATCTATTTTATGGATTCAGACGATTGTCTGAAACCTGAGGCTCTACAGGTATGTGTGGACTATATGGAACAGACACAGGCTGATTTCATATTCTTTGACGCTGACATCATGTATGAACAAGGTGCCTCCACTATTCCCTGGGATTATCATCGTAGTCATCTTTGCCTGCCCCATGTTGCTTATGAGGGAGAAGAACTGCTTAACCTCATGCTTGACACAGGCAAACATAGTTGCGTGGTATGGGGACTGTTTATTAAGAAGACATATCTCGACCATATCGGTCTTACTTTCTATCCTGGAATTATCCACGAAGACGAGCTTTTCACAACGCTACTCACGCTTCAAAGCCATCGTATTTTCTGCTTGCAGGCATCGCTTGTCAACCATCGTGTTCGACAGGCTTCCACGATGGGGCATCGCTATTCAGCCCGTAATGTAAATTGTTATCTTACGGTGTTTGACCAACTTTTCCAATTTCAGGAATCACCCATCACACGTAAGTTCGCCCGTTACACCCTAAGCAAAGTTTTCTACACTGCTCATCTTATCCCACTAAAGGATAAACCCCAAGTATTCTTCCGCGCCCTCCGTTCCGGTTATCTCAAGTATATCGGATGGAAAAGCACCTTCGTCTTTTGGTTCAAAAGATAA
- a CDS encoding glycosyltransferase family 2 protein: protein MSIRIIIITIDILLWTIIAANVAYIVFFAFASLLPKKKQKQSSDTSQKNSSFIVLFPAYHEDAVILNSVKSFLKQDYPQESYHVVVISDHMEPETNEELSQLPITLLQPSFEKSSKAKALQYAISHVSFFNPHSSNYIVILDADNIVQSNFLSQINSLCQHGNKAIQCHRTAKNNDNDIAALDGLSEEINNTIFRKAHNAIGLSSALIGSGMCFEYEWFAQNVTLLDSAVEDRELEALLMKQGIYIYYAEDIHVLDEKVSNSNNFQRQRLRWMTGQVQAFFRMMPYIPKAIVTANVNYIDKTIQQMLIPRSILMAIIPCITITTTFLSLSWSYKWWGMLLCFGIALLIAIPKRLRTRALFGRLGTLPKLIWHMFSNIIRMDRHNTDFIHTTHEK from the coding sequence GTGAGTATACGCATTATTATAATAACTATCGACATCCTGCTTTGGACTATCATAGCAGCTAATGTGGCGTATATCGTGTTTTTTGCTTTCGCATCACTTCTTCCCAAAAAGAAACAGAAACAATCCTCAGATACTTCTCAAAAGAACTCTTCATTCATCGTTCTCTTCCCTGCCTATCATGAGGATGCGGTTATATTGAACTCCGTAAAGAGTTTCCTAAAGCAGGATTATCCTCAAGAATCATATCATGTGGTTGTTATTTCCGACCACATGGAACCAGAAACAAACGAAGAACTTTCGCAATTACCCATTACTCTTCTTCAACCTTCGTTCGAGAAAAGTAGTAAGGCCAAGGCTTTACAGTATGCGATTTCCCATGTTTCCTTCTTCAATCCTCACTCTAGCAACTATATCGTAATCCTAGATGCTGACAATATTGTACAATCAAACTTTCTTAGTCAGATTAATTCACTCTGCCAACATGGCAATAAAGCGATACAATGTCATCGTACAGCAAAAAACAATGACAATGATATTGCTGCGCTTGATGGTCTCAGCGAAGAGATAAACAATACCATATTCCGAAAAGCCCATAATGCCATTGGTCTTTCATCAGCACTTATTGGTTCTGGAATGTGCTTTGAATATGAATGGTTCGCACAAAACGTCACACTTCTAGACTCTGCTGTAGAAGACCGGGAACTGGAAGCCCTGCTAATGAAACAAGGTATCTACATCTACTATGCAGAAGATATACATGTGTTAGATGAGAAAGTAAGCAATAGTAATAATTTCCAACGTCAACGCCTCCGCTGGATGACTGGGCAAGTACAGGCCTTCTTCCGTATGATGCCCTATATCCCCAAAGCTATCGTTACTGCAAATGTCAACTATATAGACAAGACTATACAACAAATGCTCATTCCACGCAGTATTTTGATGGCGATTATTCCATGTATCACAATAACAACTACTTTCCTGTCATTATCTTGGAGCTACAAATGGTGGGGAATGCTTTTATGTTTTGGAATTGCCTTACTGATTGCCATTCCTAAACGCCTACGTACACGAGCACTTTTTGGGCGACTTGGCACTTTACCCAAACTGATTTGGCATATGTTCAGCAATATCATACGAATGGATCGCCACAACACAGATTTCATCCACACAACACATGAAAAATAA
- a CDS encoding glycosyltransferase family A protein: MAHWYDKFLSIYGKPFGEVPERVVEEIRGNLQCLQCDDPLVSVVVIAYNEESRLAACLWSLSELKTNYPIEILGVNNNSKDATEQVYQTLGVTYFNELRQSPGFARQCGLEHARGKYHFFIDADTFYPSCYVDLMMQKLQRADVACVGTFWSFYPDEKHSAFGLIFFELIRDTFLWIQHFKRPELCVRGMTFAFRSDYAKQVTLRTDIRRGEDGSLALSLKQFGKIAFLYHRKARPVTGYGTLNEGSLLQSLWNRAKVQLKGITRIFYKTDHYEDTEENMMNKN; encoded by the coding sequence ATGGCACATTGGTATGATAAATTTCTGAGCATCTATGGTAAACCATTCGGTGAAGTGCCAGAACGAGTGGTGGAGGAGATACGTGGCAATCTGCAATGCTTGCAATGCGACGATCCCTTGGTATCGGTAGTGGTGATTGCCTATAATGAGGAGTCTCGACTGGCTGCCTGCCTTTGGTCACTAAGCGAGTTGAAGACCAACTATCCCATTGAAATCCTTGGCGTGAACAATAACTCAAAAGATGCAACAGAACAGGTCTATCAGACTTTAGGCGTGACCTATTTTAACGAATTGCGTCAGAGTCCAGGCTTTGCTCGGCAGTGTGGCTTGGAACATGCACGTGGAAAGTATCATTTCTTTATTGATGCAGATACATTTTATCCATCCTGTTATGTGGATTTGATGATGCAGAAATTACAGCGTGCTGATGTGGCGTGCGTGGGGACTTTCTGGAGTTTCTACCCTGATGAGAAACACTCGGCTTTCGGACTCATCTTCTTTGAATTGATACGCGATACTTTCTTGTGGATTCAGCACTTTAAACGTCCAGAGCTGTGTGTCCGAGGAATGACATTCGCGTTTCGTTCCGACTATGCGAAGCAGGTAACATTACGTACTGACATACGACGTGGTGAGGATGGCTCATTGGCACTCTCGCTGAAGCAATTTGGCAAAATCGCTTTCCTCTATCATCGCAAGGCACGTCCAGTGACAGGCTATGGTACATTAAACGAAGGTTCTTTGCTGCAGAGTCTATGGAACAGGGCTAAGGTTCAGTTGAAAGGTATTACCCGCATCTTTTATAAAACCGATCATTATGAGGATACGGAGGAGAATATGATGAATAAGAACTGA
- a CDS encoding glycosyltransferase, translating to MKIAYLFPHYAQKAGTERILTDKMNWLAQRGHEVFALSYEQGTHPYAFTLDEQVRKIDFNVRFFPLYKYNAAKRLLMLIILRRRLVKRLRKFVEKERPNLMVCTTYAPFEIEALTKICKPLGIPFIIECHSTYLNTRSETLTSLVMHQRRNLDSKQLAGAERVVVLTEGDAAEWRKVVKKVSVIPNMVHLNQSGLYSNCQNKKVIFAGRLEQQKGLPQLLQIWQKVHMAHPDWTLEVYGTGPQHDWFEKEVKRLDIGINMHEPTKAIMARYRECGMLMLTSVYEPFGLVLVEAMSSGLPVVSFDCPYGPAGIITDGRDGFLVPPGDIQTFADRLGQLMEDDDLRHAMSQRAIISSQHFSDVKMMPLWEQLFKEMGLPV from the coding sequence ATGAAAATTGCATATCTGTTTCCTCACTATGCACAAAAAGCTGGCACGGAGCGTATCCTGACGGACAAGATGAATTGGTTGGCTCAACGTGGTCATGAAGTGTTTGCCTTGTCGTATGAACAGGGAACCCATCCTTATGCTTTTACATTGGATGAGCAGGTTAGAAAGATTGACTTTAACGTGCGCTTCTTTCCACTTTATAAGTATAATGCGGCAAAGCGGCTGTTGATGCTGATTATTCTGCGTCGTAGATTAGTAAAGAGATTACGCAAGTTTGTAGAGAAAGAACGTCCTAATCTGATGGTTTGTACAACGTATGCTCCTTTTGAAATAGAAGCATTGACGAAGATTTGTAAACCATTAGGTATTCCTTTTATTATAGAATGTCACTCTACCTATTTAAATACTCGAAGTGAGACGCTTACTTCATTGGTGATGCATCAACGACGAAATTTGGATTCTAAACAGCTGGCTGGAGCCGAGCGGGTTGTCGTACTGACAGAAGGTGACGCAGCAGAATGGAGAAAGGTCGTGAAAAAGGTGAGCGTAATACCTAATATGGTGCATCTGAATCAGAGTGGATTATATAGTAATTGCCAGAATAAAAAGGTGATTTTTGCAGGGCGGTTGGAACAGCAGAAAGGATTACCACAATTATTGCAGATATGGCAGAAGGTACACATGGCTCATCCAGACTGGACTCTTGAGGTATATGGTACAGGACCACAGCATGATTGGTTTGAAAAGGAAGTGAAGCGCTTGGATATTGGTATTAATATGCATGAGCCAACGAAAGCTATTATGGCGAGGTATAGGGAATGTGGTATGTTGATGCTAACTTCTGTATATGAACCTTTTGGATTGGTGCTAGTAGAGGCCATGAGTAGTGGGCTGCCCGTGGTTTCTTTTGACTGTCCGTATGGTCCTGCAGGAATTATTACTGATGGGCGTGACGGTTTTTTAGTTCCACCTGGCGATATACAGACCTTTGCTGATCGACTAGGGCAATTGATGGAAGATGATGACTTGAGGCACGCCATGAGTCAACGGGCAATTATCTCATCCCAACACTTTTCTGATGTTAAGATGATGCCACTTTGGGAGCAATTATTTAAGGAGATGGGATTACCAGTCTAA